One region of Suncus etruscus isolate mSunEtr1 chromosome 5, mSunEtr1.pri.cur, whole genome shotgun sequence genomic DNA includes:
- the EGFL7 gene encoding epidermal growth factor-like protein 7 isoform X1 gives MRPALTITWTMRGFWTLLLLLLWLPLLARGSLNFFRPGRRVCAVAAPPDPKPESFMQRVYQPYLTTCGHRVCSTYRTIYRTAYRHSRPAPARPRFACCPGWSRSRGFSGKCGPVCQPPCQNGGTCVRPGRCQCPKGWQGASCQADVDECRTEASSCPEHCVNTAGSYWCQSWEGHCPSVGREPSMVTSGPTPGMRPRVEEEVQALRSRVYVLEQKLQLVLATPPGTPDPGLLLTHSQLERIDSLSDQVAFLEEQLGACSCRKDS, from the exons ATGAGGCCGGCTCTCACCATCACGTGGACCATGAGGGGCTTCTGgacgctgctgctgctgctactatgGCTTCCGCTACTAGCCAGGGGCTCCCTGAATTTCTTCCGGCCTGG TCGCAGAGTCTGTGCTGTGGCAGCTCCCCCGGACCCCAAACCCGAGTCCTTCATGCAGCGGGTTTACCAGCCTTACCTGACCACCTGTGGGCACCGCGTCTGCAGCACCTATAG GACCATCTATAGAACTGCCTACCGCCACAGCCGCCCGGCCCCCGCCAGGCCTCGCTTCGCCTGCTGTCCTGGCTGGTCGCGGTCCAGAGGGTTCTCGGGCAAGTGTGGCCCAG TCTGCCAGCCACCGTGCCAGAATGGGGGGACGTGTGTGAGGCCGGGCCGATGCCAATGCCCCAAGGGGTGGCAGGGGGCTTCCTGCCAGGCTG ACGTGGATGAGTGCAGAACCGAGGCCAGCAGCTGTCCTGAGCACTGTGTGAATACTGCAGGCAGCTACTGGTGCCAGTCTTGGGAGGGGCACTGCCCCTCGGTTGGCAGGGAGCCCTCTATGGTCACCTCGGGCCCCACCCCAG GAATGCGCCCCCGGGTGGAGGAGGAGGTGCAGGCGCTCCGGTCCCGGGTGTACGTGCTGGAGCAG AAGCTGCAGCTGGTGCTGGCCACGCCGCCTGGAACCCCGGACCCTGGCCTGCTGCTGACTCACTCCCAGCTGGAGCGCATTGACTCACTGAGCGACCAGGTGGCCTTCCTGGAGGAGCAACTGGGGGCGT GTTCCTGCAGGAAGGACTCATGA
- the AGPAT2 gene encoding 1-acyl-sn-glycerol-3-phosphate acyltransferase beta, with translation MDLWPWLTATLLALLLLVQLHRATRFYAKIVGYCLLCLAVSALASVVCLLRHGGRTVENMSIISWFVRSFKYLYGLRFKVHGSHKLEGERPCVIISNHQSILDMMGLMEILPDRCVQIAKRELLFMGPVGLIMYLGGVIFINRQRSSKALSVMAEVGQRMIRERLKVWIYPEGTRNDNGDLLPFKKGAFYLAIQAQVPIIPVVYSSFSSFYDSKKQLFTSGTIQVRVLDAVPTTGLTEADVPRLMAQCHQTMRTTFLAISKAPQENGAALASEAQPVQ, from the exons ATGGACCTGTGGCCGTGGCTCACGGCCACGCTGCTggcgctgctgctgctggtgcAACTCCACCGCGCCACCAGGTTCTACGCCAAGATCGTGGGCTACTGCTTGCTCTGCCTGGCCGTGTCCGCCCTGGCCTCCGTCGTCTGCCTGCTGCGCCATGGGGGCCGCACCGTGGAGAACATGAG CATCATTAGCTGGTTCGTCCGGTCCTTCAAGTACCTGTACGGTCTCCGCTTCAAGGTCCACGGCAGCCACAAGCTGGAGGGGGAACGGCCTTGTGTCATCATCTCCAACCACCAGAGTATCCTGGACATGATGG GCCTCATGGAGATCCTTCCAGACCGCTGCGTGCAGATCGCCAAGCGGGAGCTGCTCTTCATGGGGCCAGTGGGCCTCATCATGTACCTGGGCGGCGTCATCTTCATCAACCGCCAGCGCTCCAGCAAGGCCTTGTCCGTCATGGCCGAGGTGGGCCAGCGCATGATCCGGGAGAGG CTCAAAGTGTGGATCTACCCGGAGGGTACCCGGAATGACAACGGAGACCTGCTGCCCTTCAAGAAAGGGGCCTTCTACTTGGCCATCCAGGCCCAG GTCCCCATCATCCCTGTGGTctattcttccttctcctccttctacgACAGCAAGAAGCAGCTCTTCACCTCAG GGACCATCCAGGTGCGGGTGTTGGATGCTGTTCCCACCACAGGCCTCACCGAAGCTGACGTCCCCCGGCTCATGGCTCAATGCCACCAGACCATGAGGACCACCTTCCTCGCCATCTCCAAGGCCCCCCAGGAAAACGGGGCAGCTCTGGCGTCCGAGGCACAGCCAGTGCAATAG
- the EGFL7 gene encoding epidermal growth factor-like protein 7 isoform X3: MRPALTITWTMRGFWTLLLLLLWLPLLARGSLNFFRPGRRVCAVAAPPDPKPESFMQRVYQPYLTTCGHRVCSTYRTIYRTAYRHSRPAPARPRFACCPGWSRSRGFSGKCGPVCQPPCQNGGTCVRPGRCQCPKGWQGASCQADVDECRTEASSCPEHCVNTAGSYWCQSWEGHCPSVGREPSMVTSGPTPEAAAGAGHAAWNPGPWPAADSLPAGAH; encoded by the exons ATGAGGCCGGCTCTCACCATCACGTGGACCATGAGGGGCTTCTGgacgctgctgctgctgctactatgGCTTCCGCTACTAGCCAGGGGCTCCCTGAATTTCTTCCGGCCTGG TCGCAGAGTCTGTGCTGTGGCAGCTCCCCCGGACCCCAAACCCGAGTCCTTCATGCAGCGGGTTTACCAGCCTTACCTGACCACCTGTGGGCACCGCGTCTGCAGCACCTATAG GACCATCTATAGAACTGCCTACCGCCACAGCCGCCCGGCCCCCGCCAGGCCTCGCTTCGCCTGCTGTCCTGGCTGGTCGCGGTCCAGAGGGTTCTCGGGCAAGTGTGGCCCAG TCTGCCAGCCACCGTGCCAGAATGGGGGGACGTGTGTGAGGCCGGGCCGATGCCAATGCCCCAAGGGGTGGCAGGGGGCTTCCTGCCAGGCTG ACGTGGATGAGTGCAGAACCGAGGCCAGCAGCTGTCCTGAGCACTGTGTGAATACTGCAGGCAGCTACTGGTGCCAGTCTTGGGAGGGGCACTGCCCCTCGGTTGGCAGGGAGCCCTCTATGGTCACCTCGGGCCCCACCCCAG AAGCTGCAGCTGGTGCTGGCCACGCCGCCTGGAACCCCGGACCCTGGCCTGCTGCTGACTCACTCCCAGCTGGAGCGCATTGA
- the EGFL7 gene encoding epidermal growth factor-like protein 7 isoform X2 translates to MRPALTITWTMRGFWTLLLLLLWLPLLARGSLNFFRPGRRVCAVAAPPDPKPESFMQRVYQPYLTTCGHRVCSTYRTIYRTAYRHSRPAPARPRFACCPGWSRSRGFSGKCGPVCQPPCQNGGTCVRPGRCQCPKGWQGASCQADVDECRTEASSCPEHCVNTAGSYWCQSWEGHCPSVGREPSMVTSGPTPGGVQSVSGRGAGRFLSGLCSPEAAAGAGHAAWNPGPWPAADSLPAGAH, encoded by the exons ATGAGGCCGGCTCTCACCATCACGTGGACCATGAGGGGCTTCTGgacgctgctgctgctgctactatgGCTTCCGCTACTAGCCAGGGGCTCCCTGAATTTCTTCCGGCCTGG TCGCAGAGTCTGTGCTGTGGCAGCTCCCCCGGACCCCAAACCCGAGTCCTTCATGCAGCGGGTTTACCAGCCTTACCTGACCACCTGTGGGCACCGCGTCTGCAGCACCTATAG GACCATCTATAGAACTGCCTACCGCCACAGCCGCCCGGCCCCCGCCAGGCCTCGCTTCGCCTGCTGTCCTGGCTGGTCGCGGTCCAGAGGGTTCTCGGGCAAGTGTGGCCCAG TCTGCCAGCCACCGTGCCAGAATGGGGGGACGTGTGTGAGGCCGGGCCGATGCCAATGCCCCAAGGGGTGGCAGGGGGCTTCCTGCCAGGCTG ACGTGGATGAGTGCAGAACCGAGGCCAGCAGCTGTCCTGAGCACTGTGTGAATACTGCAGGCAGCTACTGGTGCCAGTCTTGGGAGGGGCACTGCCCCTCGGTTGGCAGGGAGCCCTCTATGGTCACCTCGGGCCCCACCCCAG GTGGGGTCCAGAGTGTAAGTGGCAGAGGTGCTGGACGCTTCCTCAGTGGACTCTGTTCCCCAGAAGCTGCAGCTGGTGCTGGCCACGCCGCCTGGAACCCCGGACCCTGGCCTGCTGCTGACTCACTCCCAGCTGGAGCGCATTGA
- the EGFL7 gene encoding epidermal growth factor-like protein 7 isoform X4: MRPALTITWTMRGFWTLLLLLLWLPLLARGSLNFFRPGRRVCAVAAPPDPKPESFMQRVYQPYLTTCGHRVCSTYRTIYRTAYRHSRPAPARPRFACCPGWSRSRGFSGKCGPVCQPPCQNGGTCVRPGRCQCPKGWQGASCQADVDECRTEASSCPEHCVNTAGSYWCQSWEGHCPSVGREPSMVTSGPTPGMRPRVEEEVQALRSRVYVLEQVGSRV, encoded by the exons ATGAGGCCGGCTCTCACCATCACGTGGACCATGAGGGGCTTCTGgacgctgctgctgctgctactatgGCTTCCGCTACTAGCCAGGGGCTCCCTGAATTTCTTCCGGCCTGG TCGCAGAGTCTGTGCTGTGGCAGCTCCCCCGGACCCCAAACCCGAGTCCTTCATGCAGCGGGTTTACCAGCCTTACCTGACCACCTGTGGGCACCGCGTCTGCAGCACCTATAG GACCATCTATAGAACTGCCTACCGCCACAGCCGCCCGGCCCCCGCCAGGCCTCGCTTCGCCTGCTGTCCTGGCTGGTCGCGGTCCAGAGGGTTCTCGGGCAAGTGTGGCCCAG TCTGCCAGCCACCGTGCCAGAATGGGGGGACGTGTGTGAGGCCGGGCCGATGCCAATGCCCCAAGGGGTGGCAGGGGGCTTCCTGCCAGGCTG ACGTGGATGAGTGCAGAACCGAGGCCAGCAGCTGTCCTGAGCACTGTGTGAATACTGCAGGCAGCTACTGGTGCCAGTCTTGGGAGGGGCACTGCCCCTCGGTTGGCAGGGAGCCCTCTATGGTCACCTCGGGCCCCACCCCAG GAATGCGCCCCCGGGTGGAGGAGGAGGTGCAGGCGCTCCGGTCCCGGGTGTACGTGCTGGAGCAG GTGGGGTCCAGAGTGTAA